GGCCCGTACTCGGCCGCCGTCCGTATCGGCAACATGCTGTACTGCGCGGGCCAGACCCCGATCGACCCGGCCACCGGCGAGCTCGTCGAGGGCTGCGCTGCGTGCCAGACGACGCAGGTGCTCAAGAACATCACGGCCGTACTCGAGGCCGCCGGCCTGACGCTCGACAACGTCGTGAAGACGACGGTCTTCCTCACTGACATGGGCGACTTCGCCAAGATGAACGGCGTCTACGCCGAGTACTTCGCCGAGCCGTTCCCGGCCCGCTCGACCGTCGCCGTCGCCGCGCTGCCCAAGGCCGCGCGCGTCGAGATCGAGGTCATCGCCTCGTTCG
Above is a window of Coriobacteriia bacterium DNA encoding:
- a CDS encoding RidA family protein, whose protein sequence is MSSKIAIVADKAPAALGPYSAAVRIGNMLYCAGQTPIDPATGELVEGCAACQTTQVLKNITAVLEAAGLTLDNVVKTTVFLTDMGDFAKMNGVYAEYFAEPFPARSTVAVAALPKAARVEIEVIASF